From the genome of Pieris rapae chromosome 5, ilPieRapa1.1, whole genome shotgun sequence, one region includes:
- the LOC111003527 gene encoding sodium channel protein para isoform X22 has protein sequence MSEDLDSISEEEQSLFRPFTRESLAVIEARIAEEHAKQKELEKKRAEGEVRYDDEDEDEGPQPDATLEQGLPLPVRMQGSFPPELSSTPLEDIDPFYQNQTTFVVISKGRDIFRFSATDALWMLDPFNPIRRVAIYILVHPLFSLFIITTILVNCILMIMPTTPTVESTEVIFTGIYTFESAVKVMARGFILQPFTYLRDAWNWLDFVVIALAYVTMGIDLGNLAALRTFRVLRALKTVAIVPGLKTIVGAVIESVKNLRDVIILTMFSLSVFALMGLQIYMGVLTQKCVKVFPEDGSWGNLTDENWERFCQNETNWYSENDDYPLCGNSSGAGTCEPGYICLQGYGPNPNYGYTSFDTFGWAFLSAFRLMTQDYWENLYQLVLRSAGSWHVLFFVVIIFLGSFYLVNLILAIVAMSYDELQKKAEEEEQAEEEALREAEQKAAARADKQEAREQHAREQAAAAEAAAYAEAHPAKSPSDFSCQSYELFVNQERGNQDDNTRERMSLRSDPFQDSVSTQPTHKPANDTHHDTARRQRKVSMASLSLPGSPFNLRRGSRGSHQMALRPNGRNRYPPGADRKPLVLSTYLDAQEHLPYADDSNAVTPMSEENGAIIIPVYYANLGSRHSSYTSHQSRLSYTSHGDLLGGKAQTKEAKLRGRSASRNHSITSQPHAYALPRQESSLVSRPLREYEVSTTECTDEAGKVLKQSNDNPFIESSQQPNVVDMRDVMVLNEIIEQAGRQSRASEQNVSVYYFSTAEDDDEGPTFKERLLEWLMKGIDFFCVWDCCWLWLEFQKYVALLVFDPFVELFITLCIVVNTLFMALDHHDMDKDMERALKSGNYFFTATFGIEAMLKLIAMSPKYYFQEGWNIFDFIIVALSLLELGLEGVQGLSVLRSFRLLRVFKLAKSWPTLNLLISIMGRTMGALGNLTFVLCIIIFIFAVMGMQLFGKNYVDYVDRFPGGELPRWNFTDFMHSFMIVFRVLCGEWIESMWDCMLVGDVSCIPFFLATVVIGNLVVLNLFLALLLSNFGSSSLSTPTADQDTNKIAEAFNRISRFIDWVKKNAADFLKIVKSKLTNQIAIHAPERVDNELELGADIEDGVLFKDKKLKDQVEVAIGDGMEFTIPGDNKYKKGNILMNNINAITDNHTDNRINCEINHHGYPIQDDDTISQKSYGSHKIRSFKDESHKGSADTIDGEEKKDASKEELGLEEEMIEEEEDGKLDGLAKIDIKVAADEDVVDLTPADCCPEPCYARFPFLAGDDESPFWQGWATLRLKTFRLIENTYFETAVITMILLSSLALALEDVHLPHRPILQDILYYMDRIFTVIFFIEMLIKWLALGFQKYFTNAWCWLDFIIVMVSLINFVAALCGAGGIQAFKTMRTLRALRPLRAMSRMQGMRVVVNALVQAIPSIFNVLLVCLIFWLIFAIMGVQLFAGKYFKCVDMNHTTLSHEIIPDRNACILENYTWENSPMNFDHVGKAYLCLFQVATFKGWIQIMNDAIDSREVGRQPIRETNIYMYLYFVFFIIFGSFFTLNLFIGVIIDNFNEQKKKAGGSLEMFMTEDQKKYYNAMKKMGSKKPLKAIPRPRWRPQAIVFEIVTDKKFDMIIMLFIGFNMLTMTLDHYQQTETFSQILDYLNMIFIVIFSSECLLKIFALRYHYFVEPWNLFDFVVVMFSILSLVLSDIIEKYFVSPTLLRVVRVAKVGRVLRLVKGAKGIRTLLFALAMSLPALFNICLLLFLVMFIFAIFGMSFFMHVKNKGGLDDVYNFKTFVQSMILLFQMSTSAGWDGVLDGIINEEECDLPDNERGYPGNCGSATIGITYLLSYLVISFLIVINMYIAVILENYSQATEDVQEGLTDDDYDMYYEIWQRFDPEGTQYIRYEQLSDFLDVLEPPLQIHKPNKYKIISMDIPICRGDMMFCVDILDALTKDFFARKGNPIEEPGDIVGRPGEVGYEPVSSTLWRQREEYCARLIQHAWRRHRRAHSPAGEGVGGDGSGGECSAGGAETAVLLDSSGGSAHRVVLQGGGESPRPPEPAPPPAPV, from the exons ATGTCCGAAGACTTGGACTCGATCAGCGAGGAAGAACAAAGTTTGTTCCGACCTTTCACTAGAGAGTCATTGGCCGTTATCGAAGCCCGCATAGCTGAGGAGCATGCCAAGCAAAAAGAACTCGAAAAGAAACGCGCTGAAGGCGAG GTGCGTTACGATGACGAGGACGAAGACGAAGGTCCTCAACCGGACGCGACCCTCGAGCAGGGTCTACCCCTGCCCGTACGGATGCAGGGATCCTTCCCCCCTGAACTATCCTCCACGCCTCTCGAAGACATCGATCCGTTCTACCAAAATCAAACC ACATTCGTAGTCATAAGCAAGGGTAGAGATATCTTCAGATTTTCGGCGACAGATGCGTTATGGATGTTGGATCCGTTCAACCCGATAAGGAGGGTCGCTATATACATACTTGTACATCCTCTTTTCTCTCTGTTCATCATTACAACGATCCTTGTCAATTGTATCTTAATGATAATGCCGACGACGCCAACCGTCGAAAGTACTGA AGTTATCTTTACCGGAATCTACACGTTTGAATCGGCGGTGAAAGTAATGGCCAGGGGTTTCATTCTACAGCCATTCACATACCTTAGAGATGCATGGAATTGGCTTGACTTCGTAGTTATAGCTTTAGC TTATGTGACGATGGGCATAGATCTCGGCAACTTGGCCGCTCTTAGAACGTTCAGAGTTCTCCGAGCGCTGAAGACTGTGGCCATCGTACCGG GGTTGAAGACTATCGTTGGTGCTGTCATAGAGTCTGTGAAAAATCTTCGCGATGTGATTATTTTGACAATGTTCTCGCTATCTGTATTTGCGTTAATGGGCCTACAAATCTACATGGGAGTGTTAACGCAGAAATGTGTAAAGGTATTCCCCGAAGACGGCAGTTGGGGCAACCTGACTGATGAGAACTGGGAGAGATTTTGTCAAAACGAAA cGAACTGGTATAGTGAAAATGACGACTATCCATTATGCGGGAACTCATCAGGAGCAGG AACATGTGAACCAGGCTACATATGTTTACAAGGGTACGGACCAAACCCAAACTACGGCTACACGAGTTTCGACACGTTCGGTTGGGCGTTTCTATCAGCTTTCAGATTGATGACGCAAGATTACTGggaaaatttatatcaactg GTTCTAAGGTCGGCTGGTTCATGGCACGTGCTGTTCTTCGTTGTGATCATTTTCCTCGGCTCTTTCTATCTCGTCAACTTGATCTTGGCCATCGTCGCCATGTCATACGACGAGTTGCAGAAGAAAGCAGAGGAGGAGGAACAGGCTGAAGAAGAAGCACTAAGG GAAGCGGAACAAAAGGCAGCGGCTCGAGCGGATAAGCAAGAAGCGAGGGAACAACACGCTCGCGAGCAAGCCGCCGCGGCGGAAGCAGCCGCATACGCCGAAGCACATCCTGCCAAGTCTCCCAGTGACTTCTCCTGCCAGAGCTACGAGTTGTTCGTCAACCAGGAGAGGGGCAATCAGGATGACAATACGAGGGAACGCATGTCCCTTCGTAGCGACCCCTTCCAGGATTCGGTGAGCACTCAGCCCACGCACAAGCCTGCCAACGACACCCACCACGACACAGCACGCCGGCAGAGGAAGGTCAGCATG GCTTCTTTATCACTACCTGGATCACCGTTCAATTTGCGACGCGGTTCCCGAGGATCTCATCAAATGGCGTTGAGACCGAACGGAAGGAATAGGTATCCACCGGGAGCCGATCGGAAACCACTTGTTTTATCAACATACTTGGACGCACAGGAACATCTGCCTTATGCTGATGACTCAAATGCAGTCACGCCCATGTCAGAGGAGAACGGCGCTATTATAATACCAGTCTACTATGCGAACTTGG GATCAAGACATTCCTCCTATACATCACACCAGTCTAGGCTATCATATACGTCGCACGGCGATCTCTTAGGGGGAAAAGCTCAAACCAAGGAGGCCAAACTTAGAGGGCGATCGGCATCCAGGAACCACAGCATTACTTCCCAACCTCACGCCTACGCGCTGCCCAGACAAGAGTCGTCGCTGGTATCTCGACCATTAAGAGAATAT gaAGTAAGTACAACGGAATGTACTGATGAGGCTGGCAAAGTTTTGAAACAATCAAATGATAATCCGTTCATTGAGTCATCACAGCAGCCAAATGTCGTTGATATGAGAG aTGTTATGGtactaaatgaaataattgaacaAGCTGGAAGGCAAAGTAGAGCGAGCGAGCAAAATG TGTCAGTATACTACTTCTCAACAGCTGAAGATGACGATGAAGGGCCCACATTCAAGGAGCGACTCCTGGAGTGGCTCATGAAAGGGATAGACTTCTTCTGTGTGTGGGATTGCTGCTGGTTATGGCTCGAGTTTCAGAAATACGTCGCACTCTTGGTGTTCGATCCGTTTGTAGAACTGTTCATCACGTTGTGTATCGTGGTCAATACTCTGTTTATGGCACTGGACCATCACGACATGGACAAAGATATGGAAAGAGCGTTGAAAAGTGGTAATTAT TTTTTCACGGCTACGTTCGGTATTGAAGCGATGCTAAAATTAATAGCAATGAGTCCCAAATATTACTTTCAAGAAGGATGGAACATATTCGACTTTATCATTGTGGCCTTATCATTATTGGAATTAGGACTGGAAGGGGTTCAGGGTTTGTCAGTATTGCGTTCATTCCGATTG CTTCGAGTATTCAAATTGGCAAAGTCATGGCCGACTCTTAATTTACTCATCTCTATAATGGGTAGGACGATGGGTGCCTTGGGCAACCTGACCTTCGTATTGTGcatcattattttcatatttgccGTGATGGGTATGCAACTATTCGGGAAAAATTATGTGG ATTACGTAGACCGTTTTCCTGGTGGAGAGCTCCCAAGGTGGAACTTCACGGATTTCATGCACAGTTTCATGATAGTATTCCGAGTATTATGTGGAGAATGGATAGAGAGTATGTGGGATTGCATGCTGGTTGGAGATGTTTCTTGTATACCTTTCTTCTTGGCAACGGTCGTTATTGGCAATCTTGTG GTACTTAACCTCTTCTTGGCCCTGTTACTGTCAAATTTTGGTTCGTCAAGTCTATCGACGCCAACAGCCGATCAGGACACGAACAAAATCGCGGAGGCTTTTAATAGAATATCCCGATTTATCGATTGGGTCAAAAAAAACGCAgccgattttttaaaaatagtcaaAAGCAAATTGACGAATCAGATTGCTATCCACGCTCCGG AACGAGTCGACAATGAACTGGAATTGGGTGCCGATATCGAAGACGGGGTTTTATTCAAAGACAAGAAACTAAAAGATCAAGTGGAGGTAGCTATAGGTGACGGAATGGAATTTACGATACCAG GcgacaataaatataaaaaaggaaatatattgatgaataatattaatgctaTAACGGATAATCATACTGACAATCGAATTAACTGTGAAATAAATCATCATGGTTATCCGATACAG GATGATGATACAATTAGTCAAAAATCTTATGGTAGTCATAAAATAAGATCATTTAAAGACGAAAGTCATAAAGGATCTGCGGATACGATAGACGGAGAAGAAAAGAAAGACGCAAGTAAAGAAGAATTAGGTTTAGAagaag AAATGATTGAAGAAGAGGAGGATGGAAAACTTGATGGCTTAgcaaaaatagatataaaggTGGCCGCAGACGAGGATGTAGTGGACCTCACACCAGCAGACTGTTGTCCAGAACCTTGCTATGCGCGCTTCCCCTTCTTAGCTGGAGATGACGAGTCTCCATTTTGGCAAGGCTGGGCAACCCTTAGACTGAAAACCTTCcgattaatagaaaatacctATTTCGAAACGGCTGTGATAACAATGATTTTACTTAGTAGTTTGGCATTG GCGTTAGAAGATGTCCATCTACCACATCGACCAATTCTTCAAGACATCTTATATTACATGGATCGTATATTCACagtaatattctttattgaGATGTTAATCAAATGGTTAGCTCTCGGATTTCAGAAGTACTTCACCAACGCCTGGTGCTGGCTCGATTTCATTATTGTCATG GTGTCGCTTATAAACTTCGTTGCGGCGCTTTGTGGCGCTGGAGGCATTCAAGCATTCAAAACGATGAGAACTCTCCGAGCCCTTCGACCACTCAGGGCTATGAGCCGCATGCAGGGCATGAGG GTTGTTGTAAACGCGTTAGTACAAGCCATTCCATCCATCTTCAACGTACTGCTCGTATGTCTTATCTTCTGGCTAATTTTCGCTATTATGGGAGTTCAACTGTTTgctggaaaatattttaag tgtGTCGACATGAACCATACAACACTGAGCCATGAAATAATTCCCGATCGTAACGCGTGCATTTTGGAAAATTACACATGGGAAAATTCACCGATGAACTTCGATCACGTCGGAAAAGCTTACCTATGTTTGTTCCAAGTGGCCACGTTCAAAGGCTGGATACAAATCATGAATGATGCTATCGACTCGCGAGAG gTCGGCCGCCAACCAATCAGAGAAACTAATATCTACATGTACCTGTACTTCgtgttctttattatatttgggtCTTTCTTCACCCTTAACCTATTTATAGGAGTAATCATTGACAACTTTAACGAACAAAAGAAAAAGGCTGGTGGAAGTCTTGAAATGTTCATGACTGAGGATCAGAAGAAATATTACAATGCTATGAAGAAAATGGGATCCAAGAAACCGTTGAAAGCTATCCCAAGACCAAGA TGGCGACCACAAGCGATAGTATTCGAGATTGTGACGGATAAGAAGTTCGACATGATTATCATGTTGTTCATCGGTTTCAATATGTTAACGATGACACTAGATCACTATCAACAAACAGAAACGTTCAGCCAGATCCTGGATTATCTAAATATGATCTTCATCGTTATATTTAGTTCAGAGTGTCTgttgaaaatatttgcattgCGCTATCACTATTTCGTTGAACCTTGGAATCTATTTGATTTCGTCGTTGTCATGTTTTCTATTCTCA GTCTGGTGTTAAGTGACATTAttgagaaatattttgtatctcCAACTTTGTTGAGAGTAGTGAGAGTGGCAAAAGTTGGTAGAGTGTTGCGTCTTGTAAAAGGAGCTAAGGGTATTAGAACTCTACTGTTTGCCTTAGCGATGTCACTACCCGCTCTTTTCAATATCTGTTTACTACTTTTCTtggtcatgtttatttttgcGATATTTGGAATGTCGTTCTTTATGCACGTTAAAAATAAAGGAGGCCTTGATGACGTCTACAACTTCAAGACTTTCGTGCAGAGTATGATTCTACTCTTCCAG ATGTCAACGTCAGCGGGTTGGGATGGCGTTTTAGATGGAATAATCAACGAAGAAGAGTGTGATTTACCAGATAACGAACGAGGGTATCCCGGTAACTGTGGTTCTGCGACCATTGGGATCACGTACTTACTGTCTTATTTGGTCATATCTTTCCTAATCGTTATCAACATGTACATTGCCGTCATTCTCGAGAATTACTCTCAG GCGACCGAAGACGTGCAAGAAGGTTTGACCGACGACGACTACGACATGTACTATGAAATTTGGCAAAGATTCGATCCGGAAGGAACTCAGTACATCCGCTACGAGCAACTGTCAGACTTCCTCGACGTCCTCGAACCGCCACTACAGATTCACAAAccgaataaatacaaaatcatatCTATGGATATTCCGATCTGTCGCGGCGACATGATGTTCTGCGTGGACATCCTGGACGCCCTGACGAAAGACTTCTTTGCCCGAAAGGGCAACCCTATCGAGGAGCCCGGAGACATCGTGGGTCGGCCGGGCGAGGTCGGCTATGAGCCGGTGTCCTCGACGCTATGGCGACAACGCGAGGAGTACTGCGCGAGGCTGATCCAGCACGCTTGGCGGCGGCATCGGCGCGCGCATTCGCCTGCCGGAGAGGGCGTGGGCGGGGACGGCTCGGGTGGCGAGTGCAGCGCGGGCGGCGCCGAGACGGCCGTGCTGCTAGACTCTTCGGGCGGCAGTGCGCACCGTGTGGTGCTGCAGGGAGGTGGAGAGTCTCCTCGCCCGCCCGAGCCGGCGCCGCCGCCCGCGCCCGTCTGA